CAACCAAAATGCTTACATGAATTCTCAACCATTCCAACCACAACAAAACCAAGGTATGACTTTGGAAGATTTCCAAAAGCAACAACAATCTACTGTCACTGACACTAAGCCTAAAAAAACTCTAAAATTAGTTTCTAGTTCCGGTATTAAATTAGCAAATGCTACCAAAAAatcagaaaaaaagaaagaagagGAACCCAAAGCTGCCGAATCCAAGGAAGACGCCAAACCTGTTACCAAGGAAGAAGGCAAGCCTGCTGCTaaggaagaagaaaagaaaactGATTTACCTGcagttgaaaaattatccaTTTCTGATGATACTAAAGAATCTTCAGTTCCATCAATTATACCTTCAACTTCCGCTCCAGCTGGTGGTTCTGACGCCTTAGTTAAGGAACAAGAAGACGAAGttgatgaagaagttgTTAAGGATATGTTTGGTGGTAAAGATCATGTTTCAATTATCTTCATGGGTCACGTTGATGCTGGTAAATCTACCATGGGTGGTAATCTTTTATATCTAACAGGTTCTGTTGATAAAAGAACTGTAGAAAAATACGAAAGAGAAGCTAAAGATGCTGGTAGACAAGGTTGGTATTTATCTTGGGTTATGGATAccaataaagaagaaagaaatgATGGTAAAACTATTGAAGTTGGTAGAGCTTATTTCGAAACTGAAAAGAGACGTTATACCATTCTTGATGCTCCAGGTCACAAAATGTATGTTTCTGAAATGATTGGTGGTGCCTCTCAAGCCGATGTTGGTATCTTGGTCATTTCCGCAAGAAAGGGTGAATATGAAACTGGTTTTGAAAAAGGTGGTCAAACTCGTGAACATGCTTTATTAGCAAAGACTCAAGGtgttaataatatgattGTCGTCGTTAACAAGATGGATGACCCTACTGTCAACTGGTCTAAAGAACGTTATGACCAATGTGTTTCTAACATTACAAATTTCCTAAAAGCAATTGGTTATAATGTCAAGGAAGATGTTATTTTCATGCCTGTTTCTGGTTTCAGTGGTGCTGGTTTGAAAGACCGCGTTGACTCCAAAACATGTCCATGGTACACTGGCCCTGCCTTATTGGAATACTTAGATTCTATGACCCATGTTGATCGTCATATCAACTCCCCATTCATGCTTCCAATTTCTGGTAAAATGAAAGATATGGGTACTGTTGTCGAAGGTAAAATTGAATCTGGTCACATTAAGAAGGGTCAATCTACATTAATGATGCCTAACAAGATTCcaattgaaattcaaaacaTTTATAACGAAACTGAAAATGAAGTCGAAATGGCTATTTGTGGTGAACAAGTTAAATTAAGAATTAAAGGggttgaagaagaagatatttCCCCAGGTTTTGTCTTAACTTCTCCAAAGAAcccaattaaaaatgttaCAAGATTTGTTGCTCAAATTGCTATTGTAGAATTAAAATCCATTATGTCTGCAGGTTTCTCCTGTGTCATGCATGTCCATACTGCTATTGAAGAAGTTACTATTACTAGGCTACTTCACAAACTTGAAAAGGGTACAAACCGTAAATCTAAGAAACCACCTGCATTTGCCAAGAAGGGTATGAAGATTATTGCTTTGTTGGAAACTGAAGAACCAGTATGTATTGAAACTTACGAAGATTATCCTCAATTAGGTAGATTTACATTAAGAGATCAAGGTACTACTATTGCTATCGGTAAGATTGTTAAAACCATCTCATAATTTGTTATTAGCTTGGTGTAACACATATTACTTTATATATCgtaaatactttttataattgtaaattagATCGTTTATTACTGCCTGTTGTTCGTTGTTATTGAATAGCATGCTCCTTTGTTTAGTATGATGGGCTACCTTCCTATGTTATTTGAGAATCTATGTGGTGAGTATAAGATCATAGTGACTAGTAatagtaaatatatatatatatatgattttatatattttatcagAAAAAATTAGCATAAATTATAAGAGAATTAAGGTtgcaatttatttattcattaacAATATGAAACCATGTTTCATTAGTAGAGTCATAAATGTTTTTTCCCCTACCTAGTTCATTTACCTTAAAGTCTAGTTGTAATTAGCACATAGTATACTAcaatatattgatataCATATTTGCATATCTTTCAAGTATGTAGATTAGAAGAAAAACATGAAATATCAgaataattgtaaatcttCTGAAAAAACTTCTGGTTTGAATCCGGCCAGttaatcttttcaaaaataatactataactatttgatttttattcaaattagGTTACTAGTAACTTTTATATACTGGAACtgtttgatattttttgtcGTTATACATAAAACAGTATATATACTGTTTCAGGATAAAAGGGACTATAAAgtgaatatatattactaataaaaacccCAATAAGATAATTCATTGTCACCAAATGGAGTACATCCTGTAACTACCACAGGATATACTAAGCCTACAAGACAGACaacaattgaaagaatcgcttggatgaaaaattttcacgAATAGACGATGATGAATTGACTTTTCTAGGCCAAAaacaatttataaaatgCCAACATTTTATTCGACGCCTAATccttatattttatatactttatATGATTTTTATTCCTACTTAAATGGGTAGGAGGTTTCTATGCTATAAAATACttactaaaaaaagaactatTCTCTAAATTATGACTGACAGtgatactaataaaaaGGATTCTAATGTTGAACAggaattattttccaaaatcGGTAACTTTGCCGCCAACTATTAGAAATAAACATATAgacgaaaaaaaaatataaaaaaatatcaaaaaccAAATATATCTGATAATTCTATTCGGCCGAACTATTGAATactaatttaaagaaataaattgtCCTTTATCGAGCTCAAATAATCCATTAGATAATAagattttataatttttattttacttgTTTAGAACTTGAGCTTCCTTTACAGGAACATTTCATAAGcaaatcaatattaattttatctttacGATGGATCTTGTTGACTAACGTCTATTGTAAGAGGAAACTATGCACAACCATTTCAATAGAGAATGTCTAACTCCTAGGATTAAAGCCCTTCACAGTCCCTACGGATTTTTACaggaaaaaatattggttgtaaaaattttatcatcCAATAacagaaatttttttcgttTGAAGGAATTATTTACATCCAACTATTATTGTATTCtacattaataatatgtagctaaaatttttattagagcTCCTGGTATTTTATATCTCGGACGAGTTCAAATTTTTACAGATGATATCTTATCCTGTAAATATACGTAGGAGTTCTGAAAGGCTTcaatactattatttaatttttattcgGCCGAGCTTAAGATTCTTACTATCAAAGTTACGGCCGAGTTATCAATTCTTGGAAATAATTCCAAGGCTACGGGCATTTGTTAGATGGAATAATAGCGTCATTAATTAACTAAGACTAAcagataaaaaataaataaaataaaataaaatacaagaaATAAGATGATGTATTTAAGCAAGTGGGgtataattcaataaaaatgaagttAGTTACAATGGAATCATAATTATCTTATCAATCCAAAACACCTGAATGTATCttgattcttttaaaaatacttttttcgttgatattttagaatatttcaatGTAATACAAATTATAGAATATCCAAATGACATATCtacttcatcttcatctttaaataaaaaattttctaatcaagacgagaaaaaaaattcaatactTCTAAAAGACGATAGCTCGATAAAAGATTATATTCCAGAATACCATTATAGCCCGAAACTAAGTTCATCTCAAATAGATATAAGGCATTCAGAGCTTTCTAGTGATGAAACCGTTCAAGATACAGAATGGATCCTCAGGGATCCTTATTGTGTTACATGgcataatgaaaatgatatagaTAACCCACAAAATTGGTCAATAAGAATGAAAACAGTGATGATGATTCAAACTTCAATATTAACTTGTGTCACCTATATGGGTGCCTCAATATATACTCCAGGACAAGAGGATATTCAGAACGAATTTAATGTGGGCCATATTGTCGGTACCTTAAATTTATCTGTGTATGTTCTTGGTTATGGATTTGGACAAGTATTTTTTGCACCTCTTTCAGAAGTCAGTACTATTGATAGACAGATAATATATTCGCtaactttattattttattcaattttccaaattggATGTGCTACCGTCAATAATATTGGAGGGTTAATTGTCATTAGATTCATTACTGGATTTTTATCTTCCCAAGCTTTGGCAACCACTGGTGCAACAATGGCTGATTTTTTAGATGCAAGGTATTACGCTTATTTATTAGGTTTATGGTCAGTAGGTGCCATAGCAGCCCCGATTTTAGCACCTCTCTTGGGTGCTTGTATGGTTGTTGCCAAGAATTGGAGATGGATTTTTTGGTTTCTATGTTGGTTAAGTGCAACAATTACCTTAATTACCATGTTTTTTTACCCAGAGACTAATCATGCTAACATATTACATCGTCGTGCTAAGCGTCTCAGAAAACAGATAGGAGATAATAAATACTATACAATGgatgagaaaaaaatgcaaaCTTTATCatataaagaatttgccattacaattttatataaaccatttaaaataatgatcCATGAACCAATCATTATGGCGTTTGATGTTTACTCAGCATTGGTATATGCGgtgttttatattttcttcgAGGCTTTCCCCTTAGTATTTAGCGGTATCTATCACTTTACCTTAATTGAACTTGGACTATCATATATGGGGTTTGCTGTTGGTACTGCTATATCTTACCCACTTTTTGCATGGtttatttacaaatatattagtCCAAAATTAGATCTTCCGAGGTTTCAACCAGAATCTTTCTTGGTAATTATCCTATATCTTTGTTGGCTGTTTCCAATAGCTTTGTTCATGTTTGGTTGGACAGCAGGAGTTCATTGGTCATTACCCATGGTTTCAGAAATtgtattttgtatttttcaatttacttttttccaaattatttttacatATTTAGCCCTATCTTATCCAACTCACGTGGCATCTGTATTTGCTGGTAACGGTGTAGTAAGATCATGTTTAGCAGGGGCCTTCCCACTATTCGGAgatattttgtttaataatttagctACACCAAAATTTCCTGTTGCCTGGGGTTGTTCTGTTTTAGGATTTATAGCTTTGGCAATGTGTACAATTCCTTTTCTTATCTATAAATTTGGTGCTTATTTGCGTAGTAAATCAAGCTATACTGATTAAAATTTCCATTCTTAATATCGTGCTTACAGaaatgatatatatatgtatatattctACTAGTTTTACTAGTTTTACTAATTTTACTTCAAGAGGAGTATAGCATACTAAACCTAGTCTGCTCTGTTTCTTCCTTGGAGgcttaataatttaaaatccTTCTTGTAGATAGGCTGCAAGTATTAATTTCTACGACATAAGCTTATTTATACTTTCAATCCCTCAGTtcatattagaaaaaatatattaactCAAGTAAAgtgtataataattatccgaacattatatttttacaaCTTTCAATTGTTAGTTTTAAAACTGATGGCatgtaaaaaaagatatatatcattttttttataaacaaTCAGAAATTGTACACATGGTTTCATCACAagtcaaaaaattttttctccCCTCATGTTGAAACAAATTTGAAACACAcaactttaattttacaTTAAGGGTACCATCTATCCTATTGCCCAACTtcataatttaaaaatcgAATCTTTATAATATTGTAGCACAATATCAgtaaattctttttctatttggtgaaaaaaaacttaATTAGGATCACATTTCACAAGTGTCTCTTTCCTCTATAGTTATTATACTCCTGCAAGTTGCTGGTTTTGTGCATTATATctcattttttaattgttaatttgtattaatatACCAGATTTATATAAGCAATTTTCCTGTTTAGCTTACATTCTCCGTTCCTACGTGAATATCTGTGGGGTTACAAACCTgctcaaaatttaataatagttcCAAATTGAGAATATTTTCGCGCTGGTTGCTGGTGAAAACCCTGAAAATGTATAGTTAAAAGATGGCTTTACTAAATGAAATAGatggttattattagaaatttgtgaataaatctattaaatGAACAAGCCAGGGACGATGTTAGGTTAAAAATCAATCGTATATAAAGAGTGATAGTATTGGTAAAATAATGGTTGTAATTATAGGAAAAAATCATCAAGAAAAGAGATCATTCTTTCAACTCTATCAATCATAATAACCAACTCTAAATTCTTTAGACACAATATATCCATAGAATGCAATACAAACAAACATTAACTGCTGCTGCACTAGCTTCAACTGCCTTAGCTGCTTACAAACCAAATGAACCATGGTCTACTTTAACGCCAACTGCAACTTATTCAAATGCTTTAACTGATTATACTGGTTCTTTTGGTATTGCAGTCGTTCCTTTAGCAACAACTGCCTCATCAGCCGCCAAAGCTAAGAGAGACGCTGTTTCCCAAATTGGTGATGGCCAAATCCAAGCTGCTACTACTACCACTTCTACCGTTGCTCCAAAGAAGAGCACAGCTGCTGCTGTATCTCAAATCGGTGATGGTCAAATTCAAGCCACTACCAAGACTGAAGCCCCAAAACAAACTGCCGCTGCCGTCTCTCAAATCGGTGATGGTCAAATCCAAGCCACTACCAAGACTGAAGCCCCAAAACAAACTGCCGCTGCCGTCTCTCAAATCGGTGATGGTCAAATCCAAGCCACTACCAAGACTGAAGCCCCAAAACAAACTGCCGCTGCTGTCTCTCAAATCGGTGATGGCCAAATCCAAGCCACTACTAATACCGttttaacaaaagaaaGTGCTGCTGCAGTTTCCCAAATTGGCGATGGTCAAATTCAAGCTACTACTAAAGCTCAAGCTCCAAAAAGCACAGCTGCTGCTGTATCTCAAATAGGTGATGGTCAAATCCAAGCTACCACAAGAAAAACCACTACATTAGACGGTAAAACTTTCACACCATCGGCTACTGAAGATGGCTCTAAAACTACATCCACAACTCCAGCTCAAAATTCACCATCTGATGAAGATTCCTTCTTCCAAGCTGAAGCCTGTAAGAATAATGGTACATTATCTATGACGTTAAAAAATGGTATTTTAACTGATATTAAAGGTAGAGTTGGTTCTATTGTAGCTAACAGACAATTCCAATTTGATGGTCCACCACCACAAGCTGGTGCCATTTATGCTGCTGGTTGGTCTATTACCCCAGAAGGTAACTTAGCTATTGGTTCTAATGATGTCTTCTACCAATGTTTATCTGGTAATTTCTACAATCTATACGATGAAAGTCAAGGTAAGCAATGTCAAAAAGTTTATTTACAAGCTATTGAATTAGTGAACTGTTAAATTTGattctattaatttctGCATCATGTTTCCTCTCATTATTTATCTTTCTGTTTTCTCCATTgcattcaaattttaactCATGCCTTTTATGATCTGTTTCACTTTTTTTAACGTTTTATAAACATTTATATTCTCTGTATTTTAAACATATTTGATTatctttagaaaaatattgttacCTTCtacatatatttcaatGTGAATGTAACATACCTTTAAGGAATCTATAAAGAGGTAtgctatatatatatatttatttacgTTATGATAAGAGGGGTTAATAGAAGTTTGGTAATTCTCCCAAACTTTCATTAATAACATCTGTAACCcattctaaattattttccaaaaattgATTCATTAAATCTTCAGTAACACCTTgtgataaattatattctaaTTGAGGCTCTAATTCATCTCTTTTATTGAAAACTATAGGATTATAATTGGAAAGAATAGTTAATATCTCATTTAAAATGGGTTGATTATATGAAGCCAAAGTTTCTGGATTATTTAAGTTATGCATTACTTTAtgagaatttttaatatttaatccCCATTTCATTgcaatttttctttgaacCGAAACTGGGATACTTTTACCTTCAAATCCATTACTCCAAAATCGATTTGTATAAGTAGTTAATGCATTATTCTTTGctaaataatgaatatatttaaacatGGAACAAGCCACCGAAATACTAATATATGATTGTCCCAGATCATTAGCAAACCCGTTAAGTACACGCATATTAGAAGTAAAAGTAtcatttattgaattgagaatattattaatagtattatCTTGCAAAGTTGGAGGGTTATTATTTCCAACTCGattattagaatcatttgaagtaatatttaattgcaattttttaaaagctATTCTTAATAGACAAGAAGATTGGAAAATCCATAACTTTACTATGGTAAAACAAATCAATCTATTAATTgcaaatttgaaatttgttgGGATATgtgatttatatttttcttgttgaTATTCAGAAACGATTGTGAATAATTGGCAATAGGATGAGATTGCCTTTGAAGTAAAATCATGATAATAAGGAGAATATTTGATAGCATCCTTTTTACAAAGTTCTTCGAAATGGAATAATAAAGTTTGATAGATGTTTAATAAAGTACTATAACCTAAGATATTGATACGTAAAAGAGTGGCATTTTGTAAGTGATAAGCGTTAAGGGTAGCACCTCTCCAAGaagattcattattattcaaaaatcCAGTGGGgctatttgattttaattttgataggggaaattttttatctaatattgattttaaaatttccaCATTTTCTAAAACTGTGGATAAATTAGCATTTCCAGTAAAATATTGTAAActttgaattaaatgaacCATAGATATATGGAATTTATATtgatctaataatatttgtgaTAAAGTGGAATCGAAACCTGGCGCGTTGTTATCTTCAAACATATCCATCGGAGTTTTATCAGAAGAAGCATCTCGcatgaataaatttaaataaatatcttcaCTTCCAAACATATCACCTTCACTTAAAGAAGTTTGCATTATAATCATTTGAAGGCCAAACCAAAGTTTTCTTCTAAAATTCAATCCGGAAGTAGTTATCCCATTAGAAGAGATTAATCTATCATATTTAGTTGGCTCATTATAAAGACCCAAAGTCAAAGCCATTTGGTACAAACATTtgattgataataaagtttCATTATTGGCATGGTTTTTCAAACTTTCtggatttaaatattctgcAATATAGAAATACAATAGACAACAGAGAGATAATTCATTTGTATATTTGAAAACGTTTAAcaagtataataatttatgtgataataatgaaaattgtCTTGCATATTGTAATGCATCTTTACCTTGTATCGTTTTCCTTTGCGGATCAATAGAATAACATTTTAAGGAGATTGTAATTATAATCAAGAAAAGAGTTAATGTTTCTAGTTTTTTCCGAACATTTTCATCAccaatattaatttgtaATCTATTTGGTATTGATAAATCAAAGATTTCctttaattcatcttcgaaatcattaatttccAAGATGGGGAATAAGGGGTAAATGTCTTGATAAAAAGTCTTTAATAGAGAATCGATAGTTTCTCTatccattaataatatttcaatctCTGTCAAAAGAGTCTTTAAAATGGGTAATGATAATGGGTTTACATTAGAATTGATATCATATGAActataaatgaaatttacAGGCGGCACATTTTCAGTAGataatttttggaattgaATACTTGTCTTTATAGCATTTTCCAAGAATACCAGTAAACTAACTTCTTTAGCAGTGGCTGCTGTTGTAGTGGTGGTAGAATTTGTTAATCTTGGAACTAGTTTCCCTTctgaatttaaaatgacACTATCTTGTAATTCGAAAAGTGCTGTACCATGAGCGGCTCCTGCAAATGCTCTTGAGAAATGATCACTTTGAACAATAGTATGTAAGCCAAATGGTGGTTCAATAAAAGTGATAGTACCATATGCAACCATCGTATCACTTGGATGCCAAAGGGATAATATGAGAGGAGAGTTTGGCAAGTTTGAATTTGTCAAGTTTGCATTTGGTAACTCTGATGGTGATACCTCTGATGGtggtaaattattattaaaatcatgATGATCCGTTATTGAAGATGGAGTATGAGTATAACCTATTGTCATAAGCTGGTCTGTTGTTGGCATTACACTTTTTTTCGGTTGTGACATACTTTTTGGAGTATCTAAAGAATCTGGAAGAGAGTCATCTGATACGGGAGTGGAATAAGTATAAGTACATAAAGTCGATGATTTGATACATCTCATACATGAAGGATGTTGCTGGTCACATTTAACTTTACGTCTACGACATGTTAGACAAACTTTTGAAGGTCTTGGTTTTTTAACACCTCTACGAGACATTGTAGTGGGGCAGCTGTGCTTttacttatatatatatatatatttatatatgataataataacaagaTTTTCTTagtaatttaataattggtagtaataatttttcaataaataaaagatatagAAAGATAGGATTTCGGCcgaattaaaaaaaatataagtaTCAATTACATAAAAGTGTCACCCGTTCTCGGCcgaaattcaaatttcaaagattagctaattaataaataaatagataaaTGTTTAGGTAAACATAGGTCTTGTCATAAGTTTATCcgataaaataaatctgAATAAAAGAGTTCTATTGTGTTTACTGGAAacactaaaaaaaaaccgTTCCGTATATGGAGTATTCCTTGTGTATATTACTTACACATGTGTATACATATATTGTTTTACCCTTTATATAGGGAAAAAAACGGGTCTTATATGATCTATATTGATACTTAGTAATAACatataattaaaacatTTAAGGTTGAAGCATTTACGAATAAAGAAAGTACGCATGCCTAAAGTGTAAACATTATGTAATTCTACGAATGCCCATGTGGATTCTATTTACAACTTTCATTTCCTTTGATATCATAGAATGGATTAAACTTCAATGCAGTACCCAAATTGCGTTGCCTTTTTCCCttgaaagaatttttgCCAACGTATCTTTGTAGAATAaggataatgaaaattatgaaaaaatcatGAAAAAATCATGAAAAATCATGATGAATTATGAATGGCTTATGAAATTTGGATTCCATGGAATCATTAATTGTTATTCCATGGAATCCAGCAGAtaggaaaaataataaggataaagaaattgaaaaaaaaatttaaaaaaagaaacgcCCCACACTCTGCGGAGACCCCGCAAAAATCTCCGCCGAATATCCCAAAACGGCAACaccgaaaaaaaaaaagaaaaataaaacgcGGGGGCTGCGGGATTTTCTGTGGATCTCACATTCCTGCATTCCCGTTTTTTGCCGGAACCGGAAAGAGCGGAGCCGTGCTTTATGGAAATTGGATTACTGGAAAGGGAAGGTGGGTGGCTAATTTGGCTATACGTCATCGGTGTGACAGTGCCATTATTAGAAACCCATTATGCCTTTATCAATTATACCTTTAATTATTATGTCATTATAGCTAAATGTCTAAGTCTATGcctaatattgataaacCTTTAGACATGATAATGATGGTGATAAGCATTTTGTCGAGTTCAAAAAACTCAAGTATATAAGGATGGcgtatattttatttacatcatcaaaatatttcatccAACATATCATCAAACAaataacaaacaaacaaacacaAACAACTtaacaaacaaatattattatgagAGCTTTAGCATATTTCGGTCAAGGCGATGTCCATTTTactaaagatttaaaagaacCCACTATTGAAgctgatgatgaattgaTGATTGATATTTCCTGGTGTGGTATTTGTGGGACAgatttgaaagaatataCAGAAGGTGCTATTTTCTTCCCTAACGATGGCGAATGCCATCAAATTAGTGGTGAACCTTTACCTCAAGCTATGGGTCATGAAATGGCTGGTGTCGTTTCTAGAGTTGGTCCAGGGgttaagaaatttaaagtAGGTGACCATGTTGTTGTCGAACCTACCGGTACTTGTAAAGATAGATATCGTTGGAAAAATAGTCCAAGTAAGAACGATGATATGTGTAATGCCTGTAAGAAAGGTTATTATAACATCTGTTCCAAATTAGGTCTTTGTGGTGCTGGTGTTCAAAGTGGTGGTTTTGCTGAAAGAGTAGTTATGAATGAATCTCATTGTCATAAAGTTCCAGACGATTTACCATTAGATATTGCAGCTTTGATTCAACCTATTGCTGTCTGTTGGCACGCTCTTAGAATCTGTAATTTCAAAAAGGGTTCTTCTGCCTTAGTCGTCGGTAGTGGTCCTATTGGTCTTGGTATCATTTTAGCATTACATGGCCATGGTTGTACTGACATTGTCGTTTCAGAACCAGCAAAAATTAGAAGAGATTTTGCCAAGGAATTAGGTGCTACTGTCTTTGATCCATCAAGTCTACCTACTCACGAAGAaa
This genomic stretch from Henningerozyma blattae CBS 6284 chromosome 1, complete genome harbors:
- the SUP35 gene encoding translation termination factor GTPase eRF3 (similar to Saccharomyces cerevisiae SUP35 (YDR172W); ancestral locus Anc_8.370), which gives rise to MSGQEQQADKTQQNQANPTQGGGYQQYQQYNQGQGYQQYNQGGYQQYNQGQAGYQQYNQQGYQQYNQQGGYQQYNQAAGYQQYNQQGGYQPQYNQQQVQGYRQNYNKGRGGYKNYNNRNNYNNSYNNGSNYNQNAYMNSQPFQPQQNQGMTLEDFQKQQQSTVTDTKPKKTLKLVSSSGIKLANATKKSEKKKEEEPKAAESKEDAKPVTKEEGKPAAKEEEKKTDLPAVEKLSISDDTKESSVPSIIPSTSAPAGGSDALVKEQEDEVDEEVVKDMFGGKDHVSIIFMGHVDAGKSTMGGNLLYLTGSVDKRTVEKYEREAKDAGRQGWYLSWVMDTNKEERNDGKTIEVGRAYFETEKRRYTILDAPGHKMYVSEMIGGASQADVGILVISARKGEYETGFEKGGQTREHALLAKTQGVNNMIVVVNKMDDPTVNWSKERYDQCVSNITNFLKAIGYNVKEDVIFMPVSGFSGAGLKDRVDSKTCPWYTGPALLEYLDSMTHVDRHINSPFMLPISGKMKDMGTVVEGKIESGHIKKGQSTLMMPNKIPIEIQNIYNETENEVEMAICGEQVKLRIKGVEEEDISPGFVLTSPKNPIKNVTRFVAQIAIVELKSIMSAGFSCVMHVHTAIEEVTITRLLHKLEKGTNRKSKKPPAFAKKGMKIIALLETEEPVCIETYEDYPQLGRFTLRDQGTTIAIGKIVKTIS
- the TBLA0A04260 gene encoding MFS transporter, with amino-acid sequence MYLDSFKNTFFVDILEYFNVIQIIEYPNDISTSSSSLNKKFSNQDEKKNSILLKDDSSIKDYIPEYHYSPKLSSSQIDIRHSELSSDETVQDTEWILRDPYCVTWHNENDIDNPQNWSIRMKTVMMIQTSILTCVTYMGASIYTPGQEDIQNEFNVGHIVGTLNLSVYVLGYGFGQVFFAPLSEVSTIDRQIIYSLTLLFYSIFQIGCATVNNIGGLIVIRFITGFLSSQALATTGATMADFLDARYYAYLLGLWSVGAIAAPILAPLLGACMVVAKNWRWIFWFLCWLSATITLITMFFYPETNHANILHRRAKRLRKQIGDNKYYTMDEKKMQTLSYKEFAITILYKPFKIMIHEPIIMAFDVYSALVYAVFYIFFEAFPLVFSGIYHFTLIELGLSYMGFAVGTAISYPLFAWFIYKYISPKLDLPRFQPESFLVIILYLCWLFPIALFMFGWTAGVHWSLPMVSEIVFCIFQFTFFQIIFTYLALSYPTHVASVFAGNGVVRSCLAGAFPLFGDILFNNLATPKFPVAWGCSVLGFIALAMCTIPFLIYKFGAYLRSKSSYTD
- the TBLA0A04270 gene encoding uncharacterized protein, translating into MQYKQTLTAAALASTALAAYKPNEPWSTLTPTATYSNALTDYTGSFGIAVVPLATTASSAAKAKRDAVSQIGDGQIQAATTTTSTVAPKKSTAAAVSQIGDGQIQATTKTEAPKQTAAAVSQIGDGQIQATTKTEAPKQTAAAVSQIGDGQIQATTKTEAPKQTAAAVSQIGDGQIQATTNTVLTKESAAAVSQIGDGQIQATTKAQAPKSTAAAVSQIGDGQIQATTRKTTTLDGKTFTPSATEDGSKTTSTTPAQNSPSDEDSFFQAEACKNNGTLSMTLKNGILTDIKGRVGSIVANRQFQFDGPPPQAGAIYAAGWSITPEGNLAIGSNDVFYQCLSGNFYNLYDESQGKQCQKVYLQAIELVNC
- the TBLA0A04280 gene encoding uncharacterized protein (similar to Saccharomyces cerevisiae OAF1 (YAL051W) and PIP2 (YOR363C); ancestral locus Anc_7.17) yields the protein MSRRGVKKPRPSKVCLTCRRRKVKCDQQHPSCMRCIKSSTLCTYTYSTPVSDDSLPDSLDTPKSMSQPKKSVMPTTDQLMTIGYTHTPSSITDHHDFNNNLPPSEVSPSELPNANLTNSNLPNSPLILSLWHPSDTMVAYGTITFIEPPFGLHTIVQSDHFSRAFAGAAHGTALFELQDSVILNSEGKLVPRLTNSTTTTTAATAKEVSLLVFLENAIKTSIQFQKLSTENVPPVNFIYSSYDINSNVNPLSLPILKTLLTEIEILLMDRETIDSLLKTFYQDIYPLFPILEINDFEDELKEIFDLSIPNRLQINIGDENVRKKLETLTLFLIIITISLKCYSIDPQRKTIQGKDALQYARQFSLLSHKLLYLLNVFKYTNELSLCCLLYFYIAEYLNPESLKNHANNETLLSIKCLYQMALTLGLYNEPTKYDRLISSNGITTSGLNFRRKLWFGLQMIIMQTSLSEGDMFGSEDIYLNLFMRDASSDKTPMDMFEDNNAPGFDSTLSQILLDQYKFHISMVHLIQSLQYFTGNANLSTVLENVEILKSILDKKFPLSKLKSNSPTGFLNNNESSWRGATLNAYHLQNATLLRINILGYSTLLNIYQTLLFHFEELCKKDAIKYSPYYHDFTSKAISSYCQLFTIVSEYQQEKYKSHIPTNFKFAINRLICFTIVKLWIFQSSCLLRIAFKKLQLNITSNDSNNRVGNNNPPTLQDNTINNILNSINDTFTSNMRVLNGFANDLGQSYISISVACSMFKYIHYLAKNNALTTYTNRFWSNGFEGKSIPVSVQRKIAMKWGLNIKNSHKVMHNLNNPETLASYNQPILNEILTILSNYNPIVFNKRDELEPQLEYNLSQGVTEDLMNQFLENNLEWVTDVINESLGELPNFY